GTTCGGGTACGCGACGTAGCCCTTGGCGTCGGCGTCCGGGTGGCCCGGATCGAACACGACGCGCGGGGGCGCGTCGTCCGACTCGACCCGCGCGACGCGGACGGCGCCGCCCGGCTGCGCCCCGAGCACGTCGTCGAACGTGCCGCCCGGCATGGCTTCCAGCACCACGTCGCGGCGCTTGTAGGGACCGCCTTCGGGCGTGCGCGTGCTCTGGGCGTTCGCCAGGTTCGCGGCGATGACGTCCATGCGCAGGCGCTGGGCCTGGAGCGCGCTCGAGCTGATCGCGAGGGTCGCGCCGACGTCCATCACTTGCCTCCCTCGATGACGCGCTTCAGTCCCGCGTAGCGGTCGGACAGGATCTGCGTCAGCGCCTGGATCTTGAACACGTTCTCCGAGAGGCGCCCGACCTGCACGTCGAGCGCCACCGAGTTGCCGTCGGGCTTGAGCACCGCGTCGCGATCCACCGCCGGCTCGATCCGCGGCGGCTCGGGCGGCGCCTTCGCGCCCTCCGGCGTCTTGCTGCCGGGCTCGGGCGGCGCGAGCGCGGCGGCCAGCTGGTCGGCGAACTGGAGCTCGCGGGCCCGATAGCCCGGAGTCTCCGAGTTGGCGATGTTCTCGGCGAGGACCTGATGGCGAGCCTGGTAGAGATCCAGGGCAGCGCCGAGTCCTTCCGTCAACGGTCCGAAGAGCTGCATGACGATGTCTCCCTGGAGTGTGCGCGCAGCAAGCCGCGTTCCAGCGCGCTTCGCATGGCGGGCCGCTCGAATCCGCGCGCCGGCCGGCGCTTCGCGCCGCGCCGGCCCCCCGCAGGCGTCAGATCCCTGACCGGCAGAATCTGCCGCCCGCCAGATTCGTGGCCGCGCGGGCGGGATCTGGCACGGACGCTCATGCCGCGCCGAGCGCCTCGCTCCCGCCCATGCGGTACTCGGCGAGCTTGTTCCGCAGGGTCCGTACGCTGATGCCGAGCATCTCGGCGGCGCGGCTGCGGTTGTTGTTGGTGCGTTTGAGCGTCTCCATGATCAGGCGGCGCTCCACCTCGTGGACGGTCAAGCCCGCGAGCGATCCGGTCGCGCTCGGCTCCGCGATCGGCTCCTCGTCGATCTGGACGTCGGCGGCCGTGATGACGCCGCTACCGGCGAGGAGCGCGGCGCGCTCGATCACGTGCTCGAGCTCGCGCACGTTCCCGGGAAACGGCTGCCGCTTCAGATACGCGCGCGCCGCCGCGTCGACCGTGAGCCGCTTGTCCGTCGAGAAGCGCCGGCAGAAGTGGTCGATGAGGCCGTCGATGTCCTCGCGCCGACTCCGCAGCGGAGGCAAGGTCAGCGGGAGCACGTTCAGCCGGTAGTACAGATCCCGGCGAAACGCGCCCGACGCGACCAGCGCGCGCAGCGGCCGGTTGGTGGTCGCGATCACGCGCGTGTCGATGGCGACCGGACGCGTGCCGCCGACCCGGTCGACCTCGTGCTCCTGCAGCACGCGCAGCAGCTTCGCCTGCAGGAGCGGCTCCATCTCGCTCACCTCGTCGAGCAGCAGCGTCCCGCCGTGCGCGAGCTCGAACTTGCCGAGCTTCCGCGTGGTCGCTCCCGTGAAGGCGCCGCGCTCGTGCCCGAAGAGCTCGCTCTCGAGGAGCTCGCGTGGCAGCGCCGCGCAGTTCACCGCGACGAACGGGTGCTGCCGGCGCGGGCCCGCGTTGTGGACGTAGCGCGCGACGAGCTCCTTGCCGGTCCCGCTCTCGCCCTCCAACAGAATCGGCGCGCGGCTCCCGGCAACGCCGGCCGCGACCGCGAGCAGGCGCTGCAGAACCGGCGCGCAGGTCACGATGCGGCGTTCGCCGGGCCCGCGATTGCCGGATCCGCCCGCGGCGCGCTCGCCCTCGGGGTCACGCAGCACGTTCCGCACGAGGTGGACGAGATCGCCGGGCGCGAAGGGCTTGGTCAGGAAGTCGCGGGCGCCGGCCTTCATGGCGGCGACCGCGTCCTCCACGGTGCCGTACGCGGTCATCATGACCATCGGCAGGCCGGGGTGGCGCTCCTGGACGGCCGCGAGCAGCTCGGCGCCGGTCATGATCGGCATGCGCATGTCCGAGACGACGAGCGCGAAGCCGCATTCGCTGAGCGCCGCGAGCGCCGCCGCCCCCGAGTCGACCGCGGTCACCGCGAAGCCGTGGCGCTCCAGCACCTCCGTGACGCCGAGGCGCATCGCGCGCTCGTCGTCGACCACCAGGATCCGTTCCATCAGTCTTCTCCTTCGAGGGCCGCCTGCTGCGGCAACGTGAGTACGAAAACGGCGCCGGCCCCATCCGCGTCCGGCCGCGGCCGGACCGCGAGCGTCCCGCCGTGCGCGGCGATCGCCGCGCGCGCGACCGCGAGCCCGAGGCCCGTACCGCGCTCCTTCGTGGTGAAGAACGGCGCGAAGATCGTCTCCTCGCAGCCCGAAGGGATCCCGGGACCGGTGTCGGCGACGGTCACCCGCACCCAGCGGCCCGCCGGCTCGACCGTCACCGCGAGCGTCCCCTCGCCCGCCATCGCCTCACCGGCGTTGCGGAAGAGGTTCGAGAGCGTCTGCAGCACGAGGCCGCGATCGAGCGCGCAGGTCGCCCCGACGGCGCCGCGCCGCTCCACCCGAACGGCGGACCCGAGCGACGGCCCGCTCGCGAGGAGCGCGTCGTCGACCAGGCCGTCGAGCTCGACGCTCGCGCGGCGGGGCTCGGGCAGGCGCGTGTAGTCGAGGATGTTGCTGACGAGGTGGTTCAGGTCGGCGATGCAGCTCGCGATCTGCCCGGTGAGCCGCTCCGCCGCCGGGCGGTCCGCGACCTCCTCGGCCAGCATGCCGGTGAAGAGCTCCATGGCGCCCAGGGGATTGCGCACCTCGTGGGCCAGCGTCGCCGCCATCTCGCCCATCGCGGCGAGCCGGCTGTGGCGGAGCGCCTGCGACTCGAGGCAGCGCTGCCGCTCGATGGACGCCGTGAGCGCGCGCTGCTTCTCGTCGAGCTCGGCGCGCAGCGCCTCGACGTGCGCTTGCAGCGCCCGGTACTGGGTCTCCAGCATCGAGGTCGCGCCGGTGAACACCTCGAACGCCGCCTGCAGCTCGGCGAGGCGATCCGTGGTGGGCGCCGCGCCGGACCCGCGCTCCGCGGCCTCGATCATGGCTCCTCTCCCGCGCCCGCGAGCGGCTTCACGATGACCTCGTACTCGCGCGCCGCGCCGGCCACCCGGCGGGCGAGCGGGTCCTTCGCCTTGGCGGCCTCGTCGAACGCCGCGGCGTCGCCGCCGGGCAGCCGGCGCGCCGCGATGCGGGCCGCGCGATAGGCCGCGTCGGCCGCGATCGGGTCGTTGCCGTACCGCGCCGCGAGCGTCGTGAATGCGGCGAGCGCGGTGTCGTCGTCGCCGGCGTCGTCGGCGAGCCCGCCGACGAGCGCGAGTCCGGCCGCGTGACGCGCCGGCGGGAGCTCCGCCGTCGCGCCCGGCTCGAGCGCCTGCCGGGCGAGCGCCAGCGCGACCGACGGCGCCCGCTCCCGCAGGAGCTCGGCGACGTCGAGCGAGAGCGGCCGCGTGAGGTCTCCATCCTCGATGATGGCGGCGGCGACCGCCGCGTGCGCCGCGGTCCCGTCGCCGGCGAGGGCCAGCGCGCGGGCCCGGAGCGCGAGCGCACCCCCGCTCCGGCCGCGCGTCCGGATCCATTCGTCGGCGACCGCGAGCGCGCCGGCCCCGTCGCGCCGGTCGAGCGCGAGTTCGCCGCGCGCGGCGAAGAGCCCGTCCGGCGCCGCCGATCCGGCGTTCGCCTGTGCCGCGGCGAGGACGCGCTCCGCTTCGCCGTAGAGGCCGATGCCGCGATACGCCTCGGCCACCAGCAGTTGATCCCCGAGGCCGAGCGCCGCCGGGTCGACGTGCGCCTCGTGCAGCGTCGCGAGCGCCTCCCCCATCGCGCCGCGCGCGAGCGCGCTCCGCGCCGACTGCATCACGAGCGTGCGCCGCGCCGGGTCCGACGCCTCGGGGGTGAGGCGTTCGAGGCGCTTCAACCCCGCGGCGACGTCGCCGCCGACGCCGTCGAGGAGCGCGAGACGCACGGTCGCCTGTCGCGCCGCGCGCGCGCCGTGGGCGCCGCCGGCGAGCCGGTCGTAGATCCGACGCGCCCCCTTGGGGTCGTGGGCCGCCTCGGCGACGGCGCCCAGGTCGACCAACACCGCACCCTGGTCCGGGCGGCCGAGACCCTTCTCGGCCTCGCCGAGCAGCGTCTTGGCGGCGGCGACGTCTCCCTGCGCGAGCGCCAGCCGGCCGCGGACCCAGACCGTCTCGGCATCGCTGGCGATCTCGGGCGGACAGAGCGCGCCGAGCGCGGCGAGCTCCGCCGCGGCGAGAGCGGCGTTGCCGTCCGCGAGCGCCAGGCGCGCGCGCCCGCGAGCCGCGAGGCACGCGCCGAGGCCGCCCATGTCGCTCGCGCGCCGGTAGTCGTCGATCGCGATCGGCGCCTTGCCGGTGAGGAACGCGAGATCGCCCGCGAGCCCGCGAACGAGCCCGCCGGTCGGGTCGACCGCCGCCTCGCCAGCGACGGTGTGCATCTCGGTCACGAACTCCATCGCCCGGTAGGCGAGCGCGATGTTGAGGCGCACGCGCCAGGCGTCGGGGAAGTCGGGATGGGCGCGGAGCGCGCTCCGATATGCGTCGACGACGGGCAGGAGCTTCCCCTCGGGCGCACGGGTCGCGAAGAGGACGTCCGCCGCGAGGAACGCCGCGGCCGGAGTCACGATCGTCGGAGTATCCTCGGCCTCGGGGAGCTTGCCGCGCGCGAGAGCGCCGACGAGCGCCGTGATCGTGTGGTCGCCGACGTAGGCTGCGGCCTTCGGGTCCGCAACGCAGATGGCGGTGCCGGCGAAGCGGCGCCAGAGACAGCGCAGTCCGTAGGTCGACGACGGCTGCGGCGCGGACGCGGACGCCGCCGGCGCCGGCGCCGGCTCCTTCGCCGCCCCATGGTCCTCGGTCGTCGAAAGCGCGGTGAGCACGGTCGCGCGCGCCAACGCCTCCGCGCTCGGCGGCTCGTGCGCCGCCGCGGCCCGCGACGCGGGATCGCTGGCGCGCCCCTCGTGTCCGGCCGCCGCGACGGCGACCGGCTCGCGGGCGGACGCCGCGGGCGTCACGACCGGCACGGGCTTCGCGGGTCCGTGCGCCGCCGCGGTCGCGCGCGGCGGGCGCGGCGTCGCCGTCGCCGCCGGCGGCTTCGTGGCGGTCCGCTTCGCCGCCGGGCTCGCGGCCCTGGCGGACGCGGTCGGCGCGGCGCCGGGCGTGCGCGTCGGCTTCGGCGTCCGCGCGGGCGCCGCCGTCCCCGTCGGCGCCGCCGCGAGGAGCTCGATCACCAGGCGCGGCGGATCGTCGACCGAGCGCGCGTCGATCCCGTGGACGGCGCCGCTCGGCTGGATGCGGATGCTGGTGTCGCCCTTGACGCCCGCCGCGAGGACGAGGTGCTTCACGGCGTCGCCGCCGTTCCCCCAACCGTCGGCCCCGAAATCCTGCCCCTGGATGGCCGGCGCCACCTCGCTCCGCGGCACGCGGACCTCGAAGCCGTCGCCGGCGCGCGCCGCGAGCGCGCCGCTCACCGGCTCGTTCAGGAAGAGGACGATGCGCGCGCCGTCGCGA
The sequence above is a segment of the Deltaproteobacteria bacterium genome. Coding sequences within it:
- the flgC gene encoding flagellar basal body rod protein FlgC; this translates as MDVGATLAISSSALQAQRLRMDVIAANLANAQSTRTPEGGPYKRRDVVLEAMPGGTFDDVLGAQPGGAVRVARVESDDAPPRVVFDPGHPDADAKGYVAYPNVNPITEMVDLMTATRAYEANVAAVNATKRVLEAALSIGR
- the flgB gene encoding flagellar basal body rod protein FlgB, which gives rise to MQLFGPLTEGLGAALDLYQARHQVLAENIANSETPGYRARELQFADQLAAALAPPEPGSKTPEGAKAPPEPPRIEPAVDRDAVLKPDGNSVALDVQVGRLSENVFKIQALTQILSDRYAGLKRVIEGGK
- a CDS encoding sigma-54-dependent Fis family transcriptional regulator, producing MMERILVVDDERAMRLGVTEVLERHGFAVTAVDSGAAALAALSECGFALVVSDMRMPIMTGAELLAAVQERHPGLPMVMMTAYGTVEDAVAAMKAGARDFLTKPFAPGDLVHLVRNVLRDPEGERAAGGSGNRGPGERRIVTCAPVLQRLLAVAAGVAGSRAPILLEGESGTGKELVARYVHNAGPRRQHPFVAVNCAALPRELLESELFGHERGAFTGATTRKLGKFELAHGGTLLLDEVSEMEPLLQAKLLRVLQEHEVDRVGGTRPVAIDTRVIATTNRPLRALVASGAFRRDLYYRLNVLPLTLPPLRSRREDIDGLIDHFCRRFSTDKRLTVDAAARAYLKRQPFPGNVRELEHVIERAALLAGSGVITAADVQIDEEPIAEPSATGSLAGLTVHEVERRLIMETLKRTNNNRSRAAEMLGISVRTLRNKLAEYRMGGSEALGAA